A stretch of the Staphylococcus sp. NRL 16/872 genome encodes the following:
- a CDS encoding DNA-3-methyladenine glycosylase I: MNECAFGTKDSVYLDYHDQVWGQPLYDSKALFKLLALESQHAGLSWLTILKKKASYEEAFYNFEPEKVASMTDEDIDKLMEFPNIVHNRKKLEAIVSQAKGYFEIEKDYGSFSDYLWSYVNQQPIDLHYQHASDRITVDERATQLSKDLKKYGFKFLGPVTVFSFLEAAGLYDAHLESCPYKPKHK, from the coding sequence ATGAACGAATGTGCGTTTGGTACAAAAGATTCAGTTTATCTTGATTATCACGATCAGGTTTGGGGACAGCCACTATATGATAGTAAAGCGCTGTTCAAATTATTGGCGTTAGAATCTCAACATGCCGGCCTATCTTGGTTAACGATTTTAAAGAAAAAAGCCTCCTATGAAGAAGCTTTTTATAATTTTGAACCTGAAAAAGTGGCAAGTATGACGGACGAGGATATTGATAAATTAATGGAATTTCCTAACATAGTGCATAATCGTAAAAAATTAGAAGCTATCGTATCTCAAGCGAAAGGCTATTTTGAAATCGAAAAAGACTATGGTAGTTTTAGCGATTACTTATGGTCGTATGTGAATCAACAACCTATCGACTTACATTACCAACACGCTTCTGACAGAATTACTGTTGATGAGCGTGCAACACAATTATCTAAAGACTTAAAGAAATATGGTTTTAAATTCCTAGGTCCAGTTACTGTATTTTCATTTTTAGAAGCGGCTGGATTATATGACGCACACTTAGAAAGTTGTCCTTATAAACCTAAACATAAATAA
- a CDS encoding valine--tRNA ligase: MNMEPKYNPREVEAGRYEEWVKNGYFKPSEDKSKETYTIVIPPPNVTGKLHLGHAWDTTLQDIITRMKRMQGYDTLYLPGMDHAGIATQAKVDAKLKEQGISRHDIGREKFLEHAWSWKEEYASFIRQQWAKLGLGLDYSRERFTLDDGLSQAVKKVFVDLYNKGIIYRGERIINWDPEARTALSDIEVIHEDVQGHFYHFKYPYADGEGYIEIATTRPETMLGDTAIVVNPNDERYKDVIGKKVILPIVGRELPILADEYVDIEFGSGAMKVTPAHDPNDFEIGQRHDLENIIVMDENGKMNDKADKYAGLDRFECRKQLVEDLKAQDLVIKIEEHMHSVGHSERTGAVVEPYLSTQWFVKMKPLAQRALDNQKTDDRIDFYPPRFENTFNRWMEEIRDWTISRQLWWGHQIPAWYHKETGELYVGEEAPQDIENWEQDEDVLDTWFSSALWPFSTLGWPNEEAEDFKRYYPTNALVTGYDIIFFWVARMIFQGLEFTDRRPFNDVLLHGLVRAEDGRKMSKSLGNGVDPMDVIEEYGADSLRYFLATGSSPGHDLRYSTEKVESVWNFINKIWNGARFSLMNIGDDFSYNDIDLSGNLSLADKWILTRLNETIETVTHLSDKYEFGEVGRALYNFIWDEFCDWYIEMSKIPMNGDDEAQKQTTRSVLSYTLDQIMRMLHPFMPFVTEKIWQSLPHEGETIVNASWPTVKEELSFEDSKQTMQQLVEIIKSVRQSRVEVNTPLSKSIPIFIQAKDENVKATLNENADYIHKFCNPSELVIDTNIDIPEKAMTSVVEAGKVVLPLEGLIDMDKEIARLEKELDKLQKELDRVDKKLSNENFVNKAPEKVINEEREKQQRYQEKYDGVKTRIEQLKA, translated from the coding sequence ATGAACATGGAACCTAAGTATAACCCGCGTGAAGTGGAAGCGGGTCGTTACGAAGAATGGGTAAAAAATGGGTATTTCAAACCCTCAGAAGATAAATCAAAAGAAACTTATACGATTGTTATTCCTCCACCAAATGTAACTGGTAAATTACATCTTGGTCACGCATGGGATACAACGTTACAAGATATTATTACACGTATGAAAAGAATGCAAGGCTATGACACGCTATATCTTCCAGGTATGGACCATGCCGGCATTGCAACACAAGCTAAAGTAGATGCGAAATTAAAAGAGCAAGGTATTTCTCGTCATGATATTGGCCGTGAGAAATTCTTAGAACATGCATGGTCTTGGAAAGAAGAATATGCTTCATTTATTCGTCAACAATGGGCTAAATTAGGCTTAGGTTTAGACTATAGCAGAGAACGATTTACTTTAGATGATGGCTTAAGCCAAGCTGTTAAGAAAGTGTTTGTTGACCTATATAACAAAGGTATTATTTATCGTGGAGAGCGTATTATTAACTGGGATCCAGAAGCGAGAACGGCATTATCAGATATTGAAGTAATCCATGAAGATGTACAAGGTCACTTCTATCATTTCAAATATCCATATGCTGATGGCGAAGGATATATCGAAATTGCTACTACACGTCCAGAAACAATGTTAGGTGATACAGCAATTGTTGTTAACCCTAATGATGAACGTTATAAAGATGTTATTGGTAAAAAAGTTATTTTACCTATCGTTGGCCGTGAATTACCAATTTTAGCAGATGAATATGTTGATATTGAATTCGGTAGTGGTGCAATGAAAGTAACACCTGCACACGATCCAAATGACTTTGAAATTGGACAACGTCATGACTTAGAAAATATTATTGTTATGGATGAAAACGGTAAAATGAACGATAAAGCTGATAAATATGCTGGTTTAGACCGCTTCGAATGCCGTAAACAATTAGTTGAAGATTTAAAAGCACAAGATTTAGTTATTAAAATTGAAGAGCACATGCATTCAGTAGGTCACTCAGAACGTACGGGTGCTGTAGTTGAACCATATTTATCTACACAATGGTTCGTTAAAATGAAACCACTTGCTCAAAGAGCATTAGATAATCAAAAAACAGATGATCGTATCGATTTCTATCCACCTCGTTTTGAGAATACTTTCAATCGCTGGATGGAAGAAATTAGAGACTGGACGATTTCTCGTCAATTATGGTGGGGTCATCAAATTCCAGCTTGGTATCATAAAGAAACAGGCGAACTTTATGTTGGCGAAGAAGCACCACAAGACATTGAAAATTGGGAACAAGACGAAGATGTATTAGATACTTGGTTCTCAAGTGCCTTATGGCCATTCTCAACACTTGGTTGGCCTAATGAAGAAGCAGAAGACTTTAAACGTTATTATCCTACAAATGCGCTTGTAACAGGATATGACATTATCTTCTTCTGGGTAGCGAGAATGATCTTCCAAGGATTAGAGTTCACTGATCGTCGTCCATTTAACGACGTATTATTACATGGTTTAGTTCGTGCCGAAGATGGTCGTAAGATGAGTAAATCATTAGGTAATGGTGTTGACCCAATGGATGTTATTGAAGAATACGGTGCAGACAGCTTACGTTACTTCTTAGCAACTGGTTCATCTCCAGGTCATGATTTACGTTATTCTACTGAAAAAGTAGAATCAGTATGGAACTTCATCAATAAAATTTGGAACGGTGCACGTTTCAGTTTAATGAATATTGGTGATGACTTTAGCTACAACGATATTGATTTATCTGGCAATTTATCTTTAGCAGATAAATGGATTTTAACGCGTTTAAATGAAACAATTGAAACAGTCACACACTTAAGTGATAAATATGAATTTGGTGAAGTAGGCCGAGCATTATATAACTTTATTTGGGATGAATTCTGTGATTGGTATATCGAAATGAGTAAAATTCCAATGAATGGTGACGATGAAGCGCAAAAACAAACCACACGTTCTGTATTAAGTTATACATTAGACCAAATTATGCGTATGTTACATCCATTCATGCCATTTGTCACTGAAAAGATATGGCAAAGTCTTCCTCATGAAGGAGAAACAATTGTTAACGCATCTTGGCCAACAGTTAAAGAAGAATTGAGTTTTGAAGATAGTAAACAAACAATGCAACAACTTGTTGAAATTATTAAATCAGTGAGACAATCTCGTGTTGAAGTTAATACACCGCTTTCTAAATCTATACCAATTTTCATTCAAGCAAAAGATGAAAACGTGAAAGCGACACTTAATGAAAACGCAGATTACATTCATAAATTCTGTAATCCAAGCGAATTAGTGATTGATACAAATATTGATATTCCTGAGAAAGCGATGACTTCAGTCGTTGAAGCGGGTAAAGTCGTATTACCTTTAGAAGGCTTAATCGATATGGATAAAGAAATCGCTCGTCTTGAAAAAGAATTAGATAAATTACAAAAAGAATTAGATAGAGTAGATAAAAAATTATCTAACGAAAACTTTGTGAATAAAGCACCTGAAAAAGTTATCAACGAAGAAAGAGAAAAGCAACAACGTTATCAAGAAAAATATGATGGTGTAAAAACTAGAATTGAACAATTAAAAGCATAG
- a CDS encoding folylpolyglutamate synthase/dihydrofolate synthase family protein produces the protein MNYLDSLYWIHERTKFGIKPGVKRMEWMLDRLNNPQLNIRGIHVGGTNGKGSTVAYLRAALVENGYEVGTFTSPFIETFNERISLNGHPITNDEIVELVERVKPVSEALEQETELGGATEFEIITTMMFLYFGEIHPVDFVIVEAGLGIKNDSTNVFKPIISILTSIGLDHTDILGNTYLDIAKDKGAIIKPNTPVIYAVKNEEALKYIRDLAENNDAKPMELDREIVVLSQEDEFTYRYKDYELETIILNMLGDHQKENAALAITALIELNEENVIELDFNKMIDAIESVSWTGRIEQVKENPLIIIDGAHNNESVEALIDTIKNYYGTKMDILFSAIKGKPVSGMLNKLSEVAKTIYFTEFDFPKALSKEELAESVNTDNIQFIDNYVEFINQYEGDGLLITGSLYFISEVKAKTQF, from the coding sequence ATGAATTACCTAGATAGTTTGTATTGGATACATGAACGAACAAAATTTGGTATCAAGCCAGGTGTAAAAAGAATGGAATGGATGCTAGATCGTTTGAACAACCCTCAATTAAATATTCGAGGCATTCATGTTGGTGGTACAAATGGTAAAGGCTCTACAGTTGCTTATTTAAGAGCCGCTCTTGTTGAAAATGGTTATGAAGTAGGTACGTTTACTTCACCATTTATTGAAACATTTAATGAAAGAATAAGCTTAAATGGCCATCCCATTACAAATGATGAAATAGTAGAATTAGTCGAACGCGTCAAACCTGTAAGTGAGGCATTAGAGCAAGAAACTGAGCTAGGTGGCGCTACAGAATTTGAAATTATTACGACTATGATGTTCTTATACTTCGGAGAAATTCATCCCGTTGATTTCGTAATAGTTGAAGCTGGTTTAGGAATTAAAAATGATTCTACCAATGTTTTCAAACCAATTATTTCAATTTTAACGAGCATTGGTCTAGATCATACAGATATTTTAGGCAATACTTACTTAGATATCGCAAAAGATAAAGGCGCGATTATTAAACCTAATACGCCAGTAATATATGCGGTGAAAAATGAAGAAGCGCTTAAGTATATTCGTGATTTAGCTGAAAATAACGATGCCAAACCTATGGAATTAGATCGTGAAATTGTAGTCCTTTCTCAAGAAGACGAATTTACTTACCGTTATAAAGATTATGAATTAGAAACGATTATCTTAAATATGTTAGGTGATCATCAAAAAGAAAATGCTGCATTAGCCATTACTGCATTAATCGAACTTAACGAAGAAAATGTAATTGAATTAGATTTCAATAAAATGATTGATGCCATTGAGAGCGTGTCATGGACTGGACGAATTGAGCAAGTTAAAGAAAATCCATTAATTATTATCGATGGTGCACATAATAATGAAAGTGTGGAGGCTTTAATAGACACAATTAAAAATTATTATGGGACTAAAATGGACATTTTATTTTCAGCTATCAAAGGTAAGCCGGTTTCAGGTATGTTAAATAAGTTATCAGAAGTAGCGAAGACAATTTATTTTACAGAATTCGACTTTCCTAAAGCACTTAGTAAAGAAGAACTCGCCGAAAGTGTTAATACTGACAATATTCAATTTATCGATAACTATGTTGAGTTTATAAATCAGTATGAAGGCGACGGATTACTAATTACCGGAAGCTTATATTTCATTAGTGAAGTAAAAGCTAAGACGCAATTTTAA
- the radC gene encoding DNA repair protein RadC, whose product MKIKDMATSELPRERLIQQGAKSLSNSELLAILINTGRQGYSSIDIANDIMNKYPNLKELKQLSVDDLVKIKGIGTYKATTLKAAFELGERMNTRSTLEKVKIKSPKDVADMMMAKMKDLTQEHFVALFLNSKNVVIKEEIIYKGTLNSSVIHPREVYNAAIRASSNAIIVVHNHPSGDVTPSKEDIATTIRLKECGHILGIDLLDHIIIGDQKFTSLVEEGYFE is encoded by the coding sequence TTGAAAATTAAGGACATGGCGACAAGTGAATTACCTAGAGAGCGACTCATTCAACAAGGAGCAAAAAGTTTATCAAATAGTGAATTGCTGGCGATTTTAATTAATACTGGACGCCAGGGCTATTCTAGTATTGACATAGCAAATGACATTATGAACAAATATCCAAATTTAAAAGAACTAAAGCAATTATCAGTTGATGATTTAGTGAAAATAAAAGGTATTGGGACTTATAAGGCAACTACTTTAAAGGCAGCGTTTGAATTAGGAGAAAGAATGAACACAAGAAGTACGCTTGAAAAGGTTAAAATTAAATCTCCTAAAGATGTAGCGGATATGATGATGGCTAAGATGAAAGATTTAACTCAAGAACATTTTGTAGCATTATTTTTAAATTCGAAAAATGTTGTAATAAAAGAAGAAATTATTTACAAAGGAACATTGAATTCCTCAGTAATACATCCCAGAGAGGTGTACAATGCGGCAATTAGGGCGTCTAGTAATGCAATTATCGTAGTACATAATCATCCTTCTGGTGATGTAACACCATCTAAAGAAGACATTGCAACCACTATCCGATTAAAAGAATGTGGTCATATTCTCGGTATAGATTTATTAGATCATATTATTATAGGTGACCAAAAATTTACTAGCTTAGTAGAAGAAGGGTATTTTGAGTAA
- a CDS encoding DUF4930 family protein, whose product MRFILSLIKNIVAVIAIICIVYIALKYAPFLREQEWNPINHPPTNAPISDQYNQSDNQYPTNGKRYVLEDNDLLENIPPSQTRNVFKLIDKNEFMAVSGLGRMGYNDNYIAGQREDKFIVYKFGSDSIRVYSTEIEMEQDLNRMGQRIELKPQSAY is encoded by the coding sequence ATGCGATTTATTCTGAGTCTCATAAAAAATATTGTTGCAGTTATAGCTATTATTTGTATTGTCTATATTGCATTAAAATATGCTCCTTTCTTAAGAGAACAAGAATGGAATCCAATTAATCATCCTCCTACAAATGCGCCTATAAGCGATCAATATAATCAAAGTGATAATCAATATCCTACAAACGGTAAGCGTTATGTATTAGAGGACAACGATTTATTAGAAAATATTCCCCCAAGCCAAACGAGAAACGTATTTAAACTAATTGATAAGAATGAATTTATGGCCGTTTCAGGACTTGGTAGAATGGGATATAATGATAATTACATTGCTGGTCAAAGAGAGGATAAGTTTATCGTTTATAAATTTGGTAGTGATTCAATAAGAGTATATAGTACTGAAATTGAAATGGAACAAGATTTAAATCGAATGGGACAAAGAATTGAACTCAAACCGCAGAGTGCTTATTAA
- the mreC gene encoding rod shape-determining protein MreC, giving the protein MQKFFKNNKLIVVFCAIIIFIALIGLSIRSQTQSPPEQYVGDSVSFGQRVISYPVNFVTGAINNIFSSSKTTDNKKISKLEAKNEKLEAENKDLKKELHMSDISKYDAISGAVIARNPDQWMNTVIIDKGKKAGVGNNMAVMTADGLIGRVTKVNQFSSQVDLLSTNTRTGKLSVNIQHGSSNVFGLIDHYDKKSQELIISNVNNKDKISKGDKVVTSGLADQLPSDLYIGEVTKVENDEYGLAKEVRVKTGANLSQVNHVYIAKRDAKSAPEESGE; this is encoded by the coding sequence GTGCAAAAGTTTTTCAAAAATAACAAATTGATTGTTGTTTTTTGTGCAATTATAATTTTTATTGCACTGATTGGTTTGTCCATTCGTTCGCAAACTCAATCACCTCCGGAACAATACGTAGGGGATTCTGTTTCATTTGGACAAAGAGTTATCAGTTATCCCGTTAATTTTGTGACTGGAGCAATAAATAATATTTTTAGCTCATCTAAAACAACTGACAATAAAAAAATTAGCAAATTAGAAGCTAAAAATGAAAAATTAGAAGCGGAAAATAAAGATTTAAAGAAAGAATTACATATGAGTGACATTTCTAAATATGACGCAATATCAGGGGCTGTTATTGCGCGCAATCCTGATCAATGGATGAATACAGTCATTATAGATAAAGGTAAAAAAGCTGGTGTTGGAAATAATATGGCTGTAATGACAGCTGATGGATTAATTGGTAGGGTAACTAAAGTTAATCAATTTTCTTCACAAGTAGACTTATTATCTACAAATACGAGAACAGGTAAATTATCAGTTAATATTCAACATGGCTCTAGTAATGTATTTGGCTTAATTGATCACTATGATAAAAAAAGCCAAGAACTTATTATTAGTAATGTTAATAATAAAGATAAAATATCAAAAGGCGATAAGGTAGTTACAAGTGGATTAGCTGATCAGTTGCCAAGTGATTTATACATAGGGGAAGTTACTAAGGTAGAAAATGATGAATATGGATTAGCTAAAGAAGTAAGAGTGAAAACAGGCGCCAATTTATCTCAAGTTAACCATGTGTATATTGCTAAGCGAGATGCTAAAAGTGCTCCAGAAGAAAGCGGGGAGTAA
- the mreD gene encoding rod shape-determining protein MreD: MRVISYLIISVILFYIDIVIGLIIPMHIGNLQFILVPHLTLMFILLLDIYRGLGVALLLGVFLGIITDIYLGSIYGLYMFGYLVLTLLFDKFIKVFYRDYTMIFVFNLCAVILFEIYIAFIYTIIGFVQFDILHFLLLRLLPTIILNTLLLLISYTIFLKFIKKTQNKIDSKI; the protein is encoded by the coding sequence ATGAGAGTTATATCTTATTTGATTATTAGCGTCATACTTTTCTATATAGATATCGTTATCGGCCTAATTATTCCTATGCATATTGGTAATTTACAATTTATTTTAGTTCCACATTTAACACTCATGTTTATATTATTATTAGACATATATCGTGGTTTAGGTGTAGCTTTATTACTTGGCGTATTTTTAGGAATTATTACAGATATTTATTTAGGTAGTATATATGGACTATATATGTTTGGATATTTAGTTTTAACCTTGCTTTTCGATAAATTTATTAAAGTCTTTTACAGAGATTATACTATGATATTTGTATTCAATTTATGTGCTGTGATACTTTTTGAAATTTATATTGCCTTTATTTATACAATTATTGGATTTGTTCAATTTGATATTTTACATTTCTTATTATTGCGTTTATTACCAACTATAATATTAAATACCTTACTCTTACTCATATCATATACAATCTTTCTCAAATTTATTAAAAAAACACAAAACAAGATTGACAGTAAGATATAG
- the rplU gene encoding 50S ribosomal protein L21, with protein sequence MFAIIETGGKQIKVEEGQEIFVEKLDVNEGDSFTFDKVLFVGGDSVKVGAPTVEGATVTATVNKQGRGKKITVFTYRRRKDSKRKKGHRQPYTKLTIDKINA encoded by the coding sequence ATGTTTGCTATTATCGAAACAGGCGGTAAACAAATTAAAGTAGAAGAAGGTCAAGAAATCTTCGTTGAAAAATTAGATGTTAATGAAGGTGATTCATTCACATTCGATAAAGTTTTATTTGTAGGTGGCGATTCAGTTAAAGTTGGTGCGCCAACAGTTGAAGGTGCTACTGTAACTGCTACAGTTAATAAACAAGGACGCGGTAAAAAAATTACTGTTTTCACTTATAGACGTCGTAAAGACTCTAAACGTAAAAAAGGACATCGTCAACCTTATACTAAATTAACTATTGATAAAATCAACGCTTAA
- a CDS encoding ribosomal-processing cysteine protease Prp → MITVDISINEDGKVTDVIMDGHANHGEYGHDIVCAGASAVLFGSVNAILGLTSEKPDIDYDDDGGHFHIRSVDTNNEQAQLILQAMLVSLQTIEDEYNENIRLNYK, encoded by the coding sequence ATGATAACTGTTGATATTTCAATAAATGAAGATGGTAAGGTAACAGATGTGATTATGGATGGCCATGCTAATCATGGCGAATATGGTCATGACATTGTTTGCGCAGGTGCTTCGGCAGTGTTATTTGGTAGCGTTAATGCTATTCTAGGTTTAACTTCGGAAAAGCCTGACATTGATTATGATGATGACGGTGGTCATTTTCATATTAGAAGTGTAGATACAAATAATGAACAAGCTCAGCTCATCCTACAAGCGATGTTAGTTTCTTTACAAACTATTGAAGATGAATATAATGAAAATATCAGATTAAATTACAAGTGA
- the rpmA gene encoding 50S ribosomal protein L27 encodes MLKLNLQFFASKKGVSSTKNGRDSESKRLGAKRADGQYVTGGSILYRQRGTKIYPGENVGRGGDDTLFAKIDGVVRFERKGRDKKQVSVYTVAE; translated from the coding sequence ATGTTAAAATTAAACTTACAATTCTTCGCATCTAAAAAAGGGGTAAGTTCTACAAAAAACGGACGTGACTCTGAATCAAAACGTTTAGGTGCTAAACGTGCTGACGGTCAATACGTTACTGGCGGTTCAATCTTATATCGTCAACGTGGTACTAAAATTTATCCTGGTGAAAATGTAGGTCGTGGTGGCGATGATACATTATTCGCTAAAATCGACGGCGTTGTTCGTTTCGAACGTAAAGGTCGCGACAAAAAACAAGTTTCTGTATACACAGTAGCTGAATAA
- the obgE gene encoding GTPase ObgE, with the protein MFVDQVKISLKAGDGGNGITAYRREKYVPFGGPAGGDGGKGASVVFEVDEGLRTLLDFRYQRHFKAKKGENGQSSNMHGKNAEDLVLKVPPGTIIKSVDTDEVLADLVEDGQRAIIAKGGRGGRGNSRFATPRNPAPDFSENGEPGEELDVTLELKLLADVGLVGFPSVGKSTLLSIVSKAKPKIGAYHFTTIKPNLGVVSTPDSRSFVMADLPGLIEGASDGVGLGHQFLRHVERTKVIVHMIDMSGSEGREPYEDYQIINKELVNYKQRLEDRPQIIVANKMDIPEASDNLALFKEQVEDNVTIVPVSTITRDNIDQLLYTIADKLEEVKDIDFSIDEDEDAGINRVLYKHTPSQDKFTISRDDDGAYVVSGNAIERMFKMTDFNSDPAVRRFARQMRSMGIDDALRDRGCSNGDIVRILGGEFEFVE; encoded by the coding sequence ATGTTTGTCGATCAAGTTAAAATATCTCTTAAAGCTGGTGATGGAGGTAATGGTATCACAGCATATCGTAGAGAGAAATATGTACCATTTGGAGGTCCAGCTGGTGGCGACGGAGGTAAAGGTGCTTCTGTTGTATTTGAAGTTGATGAAGGATTAAGAACGTTATTAGACTTCAGATATCAACGTCATTTTAAAGCGAAAAAAGGTGAAAACGGGCAAAGTAGTAATATGCATGGTAAAAATGCTGAAGACTTAGTTTTAAAAGTGCCCCCAGGTACAATTATTAAAAGTGTAGATACTGATGAAGTTTTAGCAGACTTGGTTGAAGATGGACAAAGAGCTATCATCGCAAAAGGTGGTAGAGGAGGACGTGGGAATTCACGTTTTGCTACACCTAGAAACCCTGCACCAGATTTCAGTGAGAATGGTGAACCAGGGGAAGAATTAGATGTTACTTTAGAGCTTAAATTATTAGCAGATGTCGGCTTAGTTGGTTTCCCAAGTGTTGGTAAATCTACATTATTATCAATTGTTTCTAAAGCTAAACCAAAAATTGGTGCTTATCATTTTACAACAATCAAGCCTAATTTAGGTGTGGTTTCAACTCCGGATAGTAGAAGTTTTGTAATGGCTGATTTGCCTGGATTAATTGAAGGTGCTTCTGATGGCGTTGGTTTAGGTCACCAATTTTTAAGACATGTAGAACGTACAAAAGTAATTGTTCATATGATAGATATGAGTGGCTCAGAAGGTCGTGAACCTTATGAAGATTATCAAATCATAAATAAAGAGTTAGTCAATTACAAGCAGAGATTAGAAGATAGACCTCAAATTATTGTAGCTAATAAGATGGATATTCCTGAAGCTTCAGACAATTTAGCGCTTTTCAAAGAACAAGTTGAAGACAACGTGACTATTGTTCCAGTTTCTACTATTACTAGAGATAATATCGATCAATTATTATATACAATTGCTGATAAACTAGAAGAAGTTAAAGATATCGACTTTAGTATAGATGAAGACGAAGATGCAGGTATTAACCGAGTGCTATATAAACATACACCATCTCAAGATAAATTTACGATTTCAAGAGACGATGATGGTGCTTATGTAGTAAGTGGTAATGCTATTGAACGTATGTTCAAAATGACAGACTTTAACAGTGACCCAGCCGTAAGACGATTTGCACGACAAATGCGTTCAATGGGTATTGATGATGCTTTAAGAGACCGAGGTTGTAGCAACGGCGATATCGTAAGAATCTTAGGTGGAGAATTTGAATTTGTAGAATAG
- a CDS encoding ACT domain-containing protein yields MDNKDYKKFYLIREDVLPESVVKTLKIKDALKNNPNLSIFEAVKQFDLSRSAFYKYRETIFPVDEKMLEHREFTLILYVNDIVGMLAQVLNTVSKLELSVLTIHQSVPMEDKATITLSLSAKDTAKSIDEIIIALRDIEHVSKVELISMSM; encoded by the coding sequence GTGGACAATAAAGATTATAAAAAGTTTTATTTAATACGAGAAGACGTGTTACCAGAATCTGTGGTAAAAACTTTAAAAATTAAAGATGCTTTGAAAAATAATCCTAATTTGTCCATTTTTGAAGCAGTAAAGCAATTTGATTTATCACGGAGTGCATTTTATAAATACCGAGAAACCATCTTTCCGGTCGATGAGAAAATGCTTGAACATCGTGAATTTACGCTTATCTTATACGTAAATGACATTGTAGGTATGCTTGCACAAGTGTTAAATACAGTTTCTAAATTAGAATTGTCTGTGCTCACTATTCATCAAAGTGTGCCTATGGAAGATAAAGCGACTATCACGTTGTCATTAAGTGCGAAAGATACAGCGAAATCTATTGATGAAATTATCATCGCACTAAGAGATATTGAACACGTTTCTAAAGTAGAACTAATCAGTATGAGTATGTAA
- the ruvA gene encoding Holliday junction branch migration protein RuvA, protein MYAYIKGQLTQLFPTHVVIETTSGIGYEIQTPNSYRFQKYLNKEATIYTSLIVREDAQLLYGFINEEEKDMFLSLIKVTGIGPKSALAILATSTPNEVKRAIENENDAYLTKFPGIGKKTARQIVLDLKGKVQITEETSETLFQMDGHASVSENVIKEALLALEALGYSKRELTKVEKVLNKENVESVDEAVKIGLRTLVS, encoded by the coding sequence ATGTACGCTTATATTAAAGGACAATTAACACAATTATTTCCTACACATGTTGTTATAGAAACAACTAGTGGAATTGGTTATGAAATACAAACACCTAATTCTTATCGTTTTCAAAAATATTTAAACAAAGAAGCGACAATCTATACTTCATTAATCGTTAGAGAAGATGCTCAATTGTTATATGGCTTTATTAATGAAGAAGAAAAAGATATGTTTTTAAGTTTAATAAAGGTCACAGGTATAGGACCTAAATCAGCATTAGCTATTTTAGCTACAAGTACACCAAATGAAGTCAAACGCGCTATTGAAAATGAAAACGATGCGTATCTAACTAAATTTCCTGGTATTGGAAAGAAAACGGCACGCCAAATTGTGTTGGACTTAAAAGGCAAAGTTCAAATCACTGAGGAAACGAGTGAAACGCTATTCCAAATGGATGGTCATGCATCAGTGAGTGAAAATGTAATTAAAGAAGCTTTATTAGCGCTTGAAGCATTAGGCTATTCTAAGAGAGAATTAACGAAAGTTGAAAAAGTGCTTAATAAAGAAAATGTAGAATCCGTGGATGAAGCGGTTAAGATAGGTTTAAGAACTTTAGTATCATAA